In Vidua chalybeata isolate OUT-0048 chromosome 5, bVidCha1 merged haplotype, whole genome shotgun sequence, one genomic interval encodes:
- the ZBED4 gene encoding zinc finger BED domain-containing protein 4 produces the protein MDMSKADSPGMDDTFVLGKINNLKVEQEDDSINCTLERTDIKTEQDDFKHADSSDEQEDKEKNFITNNSGKYLSTENEDDYGSLFSQYSNTLYDVAMEAVTQSLLSSRNISSRKKSPAWNHFFISPRDSTKAICMYCMKEFSRGKNEKDLSTSCLMRHVRRAHPTVLIQENGTMPGISSFSSSTLLLPPQSADVGDLSSMLSPIKLVKKMASKIPSPDQIIEESVSIVSSEEISDLSVSEKCSKDEVMVGSSPQQANNQYDDSVENVAEKTVVIPKSASGSRRRSAVWKHFYLSPLDNSKAVCIHCMNEFSRGKNGKDLGTSCLIRHMWRAHRSIVLQENGGGTSIPPLYTAPPTLLPSLLPSESDLNSMSSSPGKLMKEPTSVSSSPDRISEEIHTNLTSGDTLVEDSMLSSSDDIGEVSFVSSPEKQCEGLGPLIFEPTAVFQQNKRIMKRLKSEVWHHFSLSPADSLKAVCRYCSCMISRGKKGDVGTSCLMRHLYRRHPDVIGNQKSFLDVSLANSPYATLASAECSSSKLTDLPTMVTHDNQIIFPVNSKKTSKLWNHFSICSADSTKVICTHCGRIISRGKKPTNLGTSCLLRHLQRFHNNVLKTDVPETVLSSSTDNHMPLRTELLGSSNFDETNDKFCDSHPVAKKITSLVAEMIALDLQPYSFVDNIGFNRLLEYLQPQYSLPSPSYFSRTAIPDMYDNVKQIIISHLKEAESGVIHFTSGIWMSNQTREYLTLTAHWVTFESSFRPQCEDYHCSALLNVSQIDCDYNGISIQKQLEYWWETWITSIGLQIGITVTDNQSIEKTLNEGDHSSVQCFSHTVNVIVNEAIKSQRMVQNLLSIARKICERVHRSAKAKEKLAELQKEYELPQHQLIQDVPSKWNTSFHMLERLIEQKRAIDEMSIECSFRELISCDQWEVMQSVCHALKPFEAASREMSTHMSTLSQVIPMIHILNRKIEMLFEETMGIDTMLKSLKEAMVSRLSSTLHDPRYIFATLLDPRYKTSLFTEEEAEQYKQDLIRELEIMSSTSDDDKPVSNGCDIGSPSTNSYGEDNLWSLMGDMKKTKDLKERAKLPEEMVLSYLEEEVLEHNCDPLTYWNFKKSSWPVLSKLAVRFLGCPPSIVPSERLFNTSNESNSFSQSRLMIEHFEKLIFLKVNLPLIYFQY, from the coding sequence ATGGACATGAGTAAAGCAGATTCCCCCGGAATGGATGATACTTTTGTATTGGGTAAAATCAATAACTTGAAAGTAGAGCAAGAAGACGACAGCATTAACTGTACTCTAGAAAGAACGGATATAAAGACAGAACAAGATGATTTCAAACATGCGGACAGCAGTGATGAAcaggaagacaaagaaaagaacTTCATTACCAACAATTCTGGCAAATATTTGTctacagaaaatgaagatgatTATGGATCTCTTTTTTCTCAGTATAGTAATACACTGTATGATGTAGCAATGGAAGCTGTGACGCAAAGCCTCCTTTCTAGCAGAAACATAAGCTCCAGAAAAAAGTCACCTGCTTGGAACCATTTTTTTATATCTCCTAGAGATAGCACTAAAGCAATATGTATGTACTGTATGAAAGAATTTagcagggggaaaaatgaaaaggacCTGAGTACAAGTTGTCTCATGAGACATGTGAGGAGAGCACATCCCACTGTACTAATTCAAGAAAATGGAACTATGCCAGGtatatcttccttttcttcatctaCGTTACTGCTGCCACCTCAGTCTGCAGATGTTGGAGATCTGAGTTCTATGTTATCCCCCATAAAACTGGTCAAGAAAATGGCTTCTAAAATACCATCTCCAGATCAAATAATTGAGGAATCTGTTTCTAttgtttcttctgaagaaatatCAGATCTCTCAGTTTCTGAAAAGTGCAGCAAAGATGAAGTCATGGTTGGTTCATCTCCACAGCAAGCCAACAACCAATATGATGACAGTGTTGAGAATGTAGCAGAAAAAACAGTTGTAATTCCAAAGAGTGCATCAGGTTCTAGAAGGAGATCTGCTGTCTGGAAACACTTCTATTTGTCACCTCTAGATAATTCTAAAGCTGTTTGCATCCACTGCATGAATGAATTCagtagaggaaaaaatggaaaagaccTAGGAACGAGTTGTTTAATAAGACACATGTGGAGAGCCCATCGTTCCATTGTCCTGCAAGAGAATGGGGGTGGTACCAGCATACCACCTCTCTACACTGCACCTCCTACTCTCTTGCCTTCTTTATTACCATCAGAGAGTGATCTGAATTCTATGTCATCTTCTCCTGGAAAACTAATGAAAGAACCAACTTctgtttcctcttctccagacagAATCTCTGAGGAGATCCATACTAATCTCACTTCTGGAGATACTCTAGTTGAAGACTCAATGCTGTCATCTTCTGATGATATAGGTGAAGTTTCCTTTGTTTCATCTCCTGAAAAACAGTGTGAGGGATTAGGTCCCCTAATATTTGAACCTACTGCTGtgtttcagcaaaataaaaggattATGAAAAGGCTTAAGTCAGAAGTCTGGCACCACTTTTCACTCTCACCTGCAGACAGTCTAAAAGCAGTATGTAGATACTGCAGTTGTATGATAAGTCGTGGTAAGAAAGGAGATGTGGGCACAAGCTGCTTAATGAGACACCTGTATAGACGCCATCCTGATGTAATTGGAAACCAAAAGAGCTTTCTCGACGTGAGTTTGGCAAATTCACCTTATGCCACTTTGGCTTCTGCAGAATGTTCATCCTCAAAGTTGACTGACTTGCCTACAATGGTTACACATGATAATCAAATTATATTTCCTGTTAATAGTAAGAAGACCTCAAAACTGTGGAATCACTTTTCAATTTGTTCTGCAGATTCAACTAAAGTAATATGTACACACTGTGGACGTATAATAAGTAGGGGGAAAAAGCCAACAAACCTAGGCACAAGTTGCCTTCTAAGACATTTGCAGCGGTTTCATAACAATGTATTGAAAACTGATGTCCCAGAGACAGTATTATCCTCATCTACGGATAATCACATGCCACTCCGCACAGAATTACTAGGATCTTCAAATTTTGACGAAACCAATGACAAGTTTTGTGACTCTCATCCAGTTGCCAAAAAAATTACAAGTCTTGTAGCCGAAATGATTGCACTTGATCTTCAGCCATATTCTTTTGTAGACAACATTGGCTTTAACAGGCTGCTTGAATATTTGCAACCTCAGTATTCTTTACCTTCTCCATCTTACTTTTCTAGGACAGCAATTCCAGATATGTATGataatgtaaaacaaataattatttcacaTCTTAAAGAAGCCGAAAGTGGAGTGATCCATTTTACATCTGGAATATGGATGAGCAACCAAACACGAGAATATCTAACCCTGACCGCTCACTGGGTAACATTTGAGTCTTCATTTCGACCACAGTGTGAGGATTACCATTGTTCAGCATTATTAAATGTATCACAGATTGATTGTGACTACAATGGAATCAGTATTCAAAAGCAGCTAGAATACTGGTGGGAAACGTGGATTACTTCCATTGGACTTCAGATTGGGATTACTGTTACTGATAATCAGAGCATAGAGAAAACTTTAAATGAAGGTGATCATTCAAGTGTACAATGTTTTAGTCACACTGTTAATGTAATTGTAAATGAGGCTATTAAAAGCCAGAGAATGGTTCAGAATTTGCTTAGTATTGCAAGGAAGATCTGTGAACGCGTTCATCGgtcagcaaaagcaaaagagaagttAGCTGAGTTGCAAAAAGAGTATGAGTTGCCTCAGCATCAGCTAATACAAGATGTTCCATCCAAGTGGAATACATCATTTCATATGCTTGAACGTCTTATTGAACAGAAAAGAGCAATTGATGAAATGTCAATAGAGTGCAGCTTTCGGGAGCTAATAAGTTGTGATCAGTGGGAAGTCATGCAGTCAGTGTGTCACGCTCTCAAACCTTTTGAAGCTGCTAGTAGGGAGATGAGTACACACATGTCTACTCTAAGCCAAGTGATTCCAATGATTCATATACTTAACAGGAAAATAGAAATGCTATTTGAGGAAACTATGGGCATAGATACTATGCTGAAATCTTTGAAAGAAGCTATGGTGAGTAGATTGTCCTCCACGCTTCATGATCCAAGGTACATTTTTGCTACACTTCTGGATCCCCGGTATAAAACATCATTATTTACAGAAGAGGAGGCTGAACAATATAAACAAGACTTAATCAGGGAGCTGGAAATAATGAGTTCTACCTCAGATGATGATAAACCTGTTTCCAATGGATGTGATATAGGTTCACCATCTACAAATTCTTATGGGGAAGATAATCTCTGGTCACTCATGGGtgacatgaagaaaacaaaagatctGAAAGAGAGAGCAAAGTTACCAGAGGAAATGGTGCTTTCTTACTTGGAGGAAGAAGTGCTTGAGCATAACTGTGATCCTCTAACTTACTGGAACTTTAAGAAGTCATCTTGGCCAGTACTGTCAAAATTGGCTGTCAGGTTCTTGGGTTGTCCACCAAGCATTGTTCCTTCAGAGAGATTGTTCAATACATCCAATGAAAGCAACAGCTTTAGTCAGTCAAGGTTAATGATTGAACACTTTGAAAAGCTTATCTTTTTGAAAGTGAATCTTCCTTTAATATACTTCCAGTATTGA